The window ATGCGGTTCACGACCAGGCCCAGCGTCGAGAGATCCGCATCGACCAGGAAGCCGTGGTTGTTCAGGATTTCCCCGCCCAACGCGAAGATCACGCCGGTTCCCGCGAGTACCCACGCCACCGGGTACCCCGAGAGCAAGAGGGCGACGAACGTCGCGAACATCAGGCCCACGAAGAGGACGTTCAGGTCACCTTCCACGGGGCTCAGCGTTCCTCGCGCTCAGGCCACAACACGAGCGCTTGTCTGGCCGCCGTGCCGAGGGATTGCAGGCTCAGCAGGGCGAGGGCCAGGAAGAGCACGCCCTTGATGATCCAGCGGTAGGGCAGGCCGCTCGGCATCTCCGAACGCTCGCCCAATTGGAACGATTGGAGGAAGAAGTCGAATGCGTAGAAGGTGACGATCAGTGCAAAGGGGAAGAGCAGCAGCAGGCAGCCGAGCAACTCGATCCAAGCGCGTGCGCGGGGCGTGAGACGTGCCGCGAGGATGTCTGCCCGCACATGCTCATCGGCCACGTAGGTGTAGGCGAAGCCGAGCAGGAAAGCGGCTGCGAACAGATGCCACTGAAGCTCTTCCAGTTCGATGAAGCCGCGGCCGAGCCCGTAGCGAAGTGCCACGTTGATGATCATCACGACGACGAGGACCGGATAGAGCCAGGAGGCCGCCTTACCTACCGCATT is drawn from bacterium and contains these coding sequences:
- a CDS encoding TRAP transporter small permease subunit, coding for MRSNLRLFADSVSNLSNAVGKAASWLYPVLVVVMIINVALRYGLGRGFIELEELQWHLFAAAFLLGFAYTYVADEHVRADILAARLTPRARAWIELLGCLLLLFPFALIVTFYAFDFFLQSFQLGERSEMPSGLPYRWIIKGVLFLALALLSLQSLGTAARQALVLWPEREER